The Anopheles merus strain MAF chromosome 2L, AmerM5.1, whole genome shotgun sequence genome has a segment encoding these proteins:
- the LOC121592360 gene encoding nose resistant to fluoxetine protein 6-like: MGNLLWFLGLLCGSLVVLINGEFIEKSQYHRMPKLWQMDDYDECLESPGSDEAPGVYCGLSVVLKPNNRSELWKLIEEFSSDYKRHYNHQVLKRGVCIRRCTKAIEKLSPAERNALTVEPFPIDVRYKFNDGILKDIPTYRAAYQDVVEICVNKELNDTYGLVGHTEILSCDKSTDEVVIDALDMSFLIVLCALVSFVTVSSWYDSSINYKRTSDHYRQPLDSKRNMVWVSFSIQRNWYRLTSRSRDELNQKLRFFQAFRFLTLWLVIVGHVSMLLSFTPTTDSEKLERMMHNVGSMILTNGVQYTQTFLAMSGTLLTIQFCSFVEKRKGKVSFLYVPFAILYRYVRLTPVYAFVILLHATWLLKLQTGPLWRWGAETEQTFCRQNWWTNLLYINNYVHADEPCVQQGWYLGVEFQIFIIAMIVLTTIVKIPRAKVPILGLVLIAAYIIPALFIYYQKLEGTFVVTLEAQRYLLWYDKLYLHAYIPTHINFGNYIQGVLTGLVYCELQKRSINLAQSKAFSIVWHLTFAIVFLSMLPSYMFYVNDFPTPSVWMAACFVVSKNLYGIGAWIVILGCIYGVNGVVKRMLNYPFFEPLGRLTYGAYLVHFSVMRLMFFSVRTPVHYSDLLALSLVFGATVMSYLMALVLCLLIELLTTALQNHLFGSFKEQKSSPVDAESGTNGTNQTLLNPGFVGKKSEKISYSPETIK; this comes from the exons ATGGGAAATCTTCTTTGGTTTTTGGGTTTGCTTTGTGGCTCACTCGTAGTGCTGATCAATGGAGAATTTATAGAGA AATCACAGTATCACCGTATGCCGAAACTCTGGCAGATGGATGATTACGACGAATGTCTCGAGTCACCAGGATCGGACGAAGCTCCGGGCGTGTACTGTGGTTTGTCCGTCGTTCTGAAGCCCAATAATCGGTCTGAGCTTTGGAAGTTGATTGAG GAGTTTTCCAGCGATTATAAGCGCCACTATAATCATCAAGTGCTGAAGCGAGGTGTCTGTATTAGAAGGTGTACAAAGGCGATTGAGAAGCTCTCACCAGCGGAAAGAAATGCACTGACGGTGGAGCCATTCCCGATTGATGTTCGG TATAAATTCAATGATGGCATACTGAAAGACATTCCTACGTACCGAGCGGCCTATCAAGATGTCGTGGAAATTTGCGTCAACAAGGAGCTTAACGATACGTACGGTTTGGTTGGTCATACCGAGATACTTTCGTGTGACAAATCCACCGATGAGGTGGTTATAG ATGCACTCGATATGTCCTTCCTCATCGTTCTATGCGCGCTTGTATCCTTTGTGACCGTTTCCTCCTGGTACGATAGCTCGATCAACTACAAACGAACCTCCGACCACTACAGACAACCGTTGGACAGCAAAC GCAACATGGTTTGGGTGTCCTTCTCTATTCAACGCAACTGGTACCGGCTAACGTCGCGATCGCGCGACGAACTAAACCAAAAGTTACGCTTCTTCCAGGCGTTCCGATTTCTCACATTATGGTTGGTAATTGTTGGCCATGTCTCCATGCTGCTTTCTTTCACACCGACCACTGATTCGGAAAAGCTCGAAAGA ATGATGCACAACGTGGGCAGCATGATTCTCACAAACGGTGTGCAGTACACACAAACGTTTCTTGCGATGAGTGGCACACTGTTGACGATACAGTTTTGCAGCTTTGTCGAGAAGCGGAAGGGAAAAGTCAGCTTTCTTTACGTTCCATTCGCGATCCTCTATCGCTACGTCAG ATTAACACCGGTGTATGCGTTCGTGATATTGCTTCATGCCACGTGGCTGTTGAAGCTGCAAACTGGCCCACTGTGGCGCTGGGGCGCCGAAACGGAGCAAACATTCTGCCGCCAGAACTGGTGGACGAACCTACTGTACATCAACAACTACGTACATGCGGATGAGCCA TGTGTCCAGCAAGGTTGGTACCTTGGTGTCGAGTTTCAAATATTCATCATCGCGATGATCGTGCTGACTACGATCGTAAAGATCCCCCGTGCAAAGGTCCCCATACTGGGATTGGTGCTAATTGCGGCCTACATTATTCCCGCGCTCTTCATTTACTACCAAAAGCTTGAGGGAACGTTCGTTGTCACCTTAGA AGCTCAACGATACCTTCTTTGGTACGACAAGTTATACCTGCACGCATACATCCCGACGCACATCAACTTCGGCAACTACATCCAGGGCGTCCTGACGGGTCTTGTCTACTGCGAGCTGCAGAAGCGGTCGATCAATCTAGCCCAAAGTAAAGCATTTAGCATCGTGTGGCATCTTACCTTCGCGATCGTTTTCCTCTCCATGCTGCCGTCCTACATGTTCTACGTGAATGACTTCCCCACGCCATCGGTCTGGATGGCTGCGTGCTTTGTCGTGTCGAAGAATCTGTACGGCATCGGTGCATGGATCGTGATTCTGGGCTGCATTTACGGTGTGAACGGTGTGGTGAAGCGTATGCTTAACTATCCGTTCTTTGAACCACTGGGAAGATTGACGTACGGTGCTTACCTGGTGCATTTCTCCGTGATGCGCCTCATGTTTTTCAGTGTACGGACACCGGTTCACTACAGTGACTTACTGGCG CTTTCTCTGGTGTTTGGGGCGACGGTTATGTCCTACCTGATGGCATTGGTGCTTTGTCTGCTCATTGAGCTCCTCACTACTGCGCTACAGAATCATCTCTTTGGAAGCTTCAAAG AGCAAAAATCGAGCCCCGTGGATGCAGAAAGTGGCACCAATGGT
- the LOC121592828 gene encoding nose resistant to fluoxetine protein 6-like, producing the protein MGDLLWLLGLLCGSLVVLSNGEFIEMSQYHRMPKLWQMDDYDECLESPGPDEPTGVYCSVSVVLKPNNRSELWKLIEEFSSDYKRHYNHQVLKRGVCIRRCQKAIEKLSPAERNALTVEPFPIDVRYKFNDGILKDIPTYRAAYQDVVEICVNKELNDTYGLVAHTEILSCDKSTDELVIDALDMSFLIVLCALLCFVTVSSWYDSSINYKRTSDHYRQPLDSKRKMVWVSFSIQRNWYRLTSRSRDELNQKLRFFQAFRFLTMSLVIFGHAALLLAVTPTTHSEKLERMMHNVGSMILTNGVQITQTFLGMSGALLAIQFCSFAEKRKGKVSFLYVPFAILYRYVRLTPVYAFVILLHATWLLKLQTGPLWRWGAETEQTFCRRNWWTNLLYINNYVHADEPCVQQGWYLGAEFQIFIIALIVLVTIVKIPRAKVPILGLVLIAAYIIPALFIYYQKLEGTFVVTLEAQRYILWYDKFYLHAYIPTHINFGNYIQGVLTGVIYNELQKRSINLAQSKAFRAVWYLTFAIIPLSMLPSYMFYVNNFPTPSVWMAAYFVVSKNLYGIGVGIVILGCIYGMNGVVKRMLNYPFFEPLGRLSYGAYLVHPFVMRYMFVSVRGPVHYSDLLTLSLVFGATVMSCLMALVLCLLVELPTTALQNHLFGSFKEQKSNHVDPETVTNGNINPGFEGKKSEL; encoded by the exons ATGGGGGATCTTCTATGGCTTTTGGGTTTGCTCTGTGGCTCGCTCGTAGTATTAAGCAATGGAGAATTTATCGAGA TGTCACAGTATCACCGCATGCCGAAACTCTGGCAGATGGATGATTACGACGAATGTCTCGAATCACCCGGACCGGACGAACCTACGGGCGTGTATTGTAGTGTGTCCGTCGTACTGAAGCCCAACAATCGGTCTGAGCTTTGGAAGCTGATTGAG GAGTTTTCCAGCGACTATAAGCGCCACTATAATCATCAAGTGCTGAAGCGAGGTGTCTGTATTAGAAGGTGTCAAAAGGCGATTGAGAAGCTCTCACCAGCGGAAAGAAATGCACTAACGGTGGAGCCATTCCCGATTGATGTTCGA TATAAATTCAATGATGGCATACTGAAAGACATTCCTACTTACCGAGCGGCCTATCAAGATGTCGTGGAAATTTGCGTCAATAAGGAGCTTAACGATACGTACGGCTTGGTCGCTCATACCGAGATACTATCGTGTGACAAATCCACCGATGAGCTTGTCATTG ATGCACTCGATATGTCCTTCCTCATCGTTCTATGCGCGCTCCTATGCTTTGTGACCGTTTCCTCCTGGTACGATAGCTCGATCAACTACAAACGAACCTCTGACCACTACAGACAACCGTTGGACAGCAAAC GCAAAATGGTTTGGGTGTCCTTCTCTATTCAACGCAACTGGTACCGGCTAACGTCGCGATCGCGCGACGAATTAAACCAAAAGCTACGCTTCTTCCAGGCGTTCCGCTTTCTCACCATGTCGCTAGTAATTTTTGGTCATGCCGCTCTGCTACTTGCCGTCACACCGACCACCCATTCGGAGAAGCTCGAAAGA ATGATGCACAACGTGGGCAGCATGATTCTCACGAACGGTGTGCAGATCACGCAAACGTTTCTCGGCATGAGTGGTGCACTGTTGGCGATACAGTTTTGCAGCTTTGCCGAGAAGCGGAAGGGAAAAGTCAGCTTTCTTTACGTTCCATTCGCGATCCTCTATCGTTACGTCAG ATTAACACCGGTGTATGCGTTCGTGATATTGCTTCATGCCACGTGGCTGTTGAAGCTGCAAACTGGGCCACTGTGGCGCTGGGGCGCCGAAACCGAACAAACATTCTGCCGCCGGAACTGGTGGACTAACCTACTGTACATCAACAACTACGTACATGCGGACGAGCCA TGTGTCCAGCAAGGTTGGTACCTTGGTGCCGAGTTTCAAATATTCATCATAGCACTGATCGTGCTGGTTACGATCGTAAAGATCCCCCGTGCAAAGGTCCCCATACTGGGATTGGTGCTAATTGCGGCCTACATTATTCCCGCGCTCTTCATTTACTATCAAAAGCTTGAGGGAACGTTCGTTGTCACCTTAGA AGCACAACGCTATATCCTTTGGTATGACAAGTTCTACCTGCACGCATACATCCCGACGCACATCAACTTCGGCAACTACATCCAGGGCGTCCTGACGGGCGTTATCTACAACGAGCTTCAGAAACGGTCGATCAATCTGGCGCAAAGTAAAGCATTTCGCGCCGTGTGGTATCTTACCTTCGCGATCATTCCACTCTCCATGCTGCCGTCCTACATGTTCTACGTGAATAACTTCCCCACGCCATCGGTCTGGATGGCTGCGTACTTTGTCGTGTCGAAGAATCTGTACGGCATCGGTGTAGGGATCGTGATTCTTGGCTGCATTTACGGTATGAACGGAGTGGTGAAGCGTATGCTTAACTATCCGTTCTTTGAACCGCTTGGCCGGTTGTCGTACGGTGCGTACCTGGTGCATCCGTTCGTTATGCGCTACATGTTTGTTAGTGTACGGGGACCGGTTCACTACAGTGACTTACTGACG CTTTCTCTGGTGTTTGGAGCAACGGTTATGTCCTGCCTGATGGCATTGGTGCTTTGTCTGCTCGTTGAGTTACCCACTACTGCGCTACAGAATCATCTCTTTGGAAGCTTTAAAG AGCAAAAGTCGAACCATGTGGATCCAGAAACTGTCACCAATGGTAACATCAACCCAGGCTTTGAGGGGAAGAAAAGTGAACTATAA
- the LOC121592990 gene encoding regulator of hypoxia-inducible factor 1-like, producing the protein MDSVLVALLLFTSITFAHPQQPHSVPSIFLYDDFERCEATASVYCYARTILRVDQFPAGFVVPQTESTDRIVHKHRAQYLELGICLRDCEQEVKRLSAATRKTLFQPEIPVNFTFLIPNELFPTMPADKRRYETLVNVCVNQRLRTRYNITGYTALEYCRPKPKRTARPYDALEVMFLAVSGTLVGTLILTTLLDVCRVNQENAIVSAFSVRRNWMRLRADADSPLHRDLLYIDGLRVLVNHLVIVLHSFLIASVAPAQNYSELEDLANNVPMRIYLSSNAYLVQIFFTIGGYLLSVNFLRDADRGPIDARYAGNKILNRLVRLVPVYAFFLLFSVSVNVRFDVNVNGFRLFTAENAICRQNWWTNVLFVNNFLWPKELCLMHTWYLAADLQLFLMAMGVLVLVHRRPKSVGAVFLVGVVVSFAVPGYITHQHKLHPVLPGKLSEAKFLTMYEPWIRRIYLPSYANTGCYLYGVIAGYLYHRTKNYKLQLQRFWLYRMINAYVTPVLVAVTVSSFLWYVIDVPKPNLWVSLYSALYRNIIGIFVAVCFLRSIDKPPGTLRSILSSKLLTTLGKLTYSAYVLHDVVMRFLLLRENFNSVINVQKFIAWVYIVTGVAFAGGLVVFLAIEQPMIQLIKPYISRVCPVRVKAKQK; encoded by the exons ATGGATTCAGTGCTCGTAGCGCTGCTACTATTCACCAGCATCACTTTCGCCCATCCCCAGCAGCCGCATTCCGTTCCGTCCATCTTTCTTTACGATGATTTTGAACGGTGTGAAGCGACCGCATCGGTGTACTGCTATGCCCGCACCATACTCCGTGTCGATCAGTTTCCGGCCGGATTCGTAGTGCCACAGACGGAG AGCACGGATCGAATTGTCCACAAGCATCGGGCGCAGTATCTCGAGCTGGGTATCTGTTTGCGGGACTGTGAGCAGGAAGTGAAACGCTTAAGTGCAGCCACCAGGAAGACACTCTTCCAGCCAGAAATTCCTGTGAATTTTACT TTCCTAATTCCGAATGAGCTGTTTCCCACGATGCCGGCCGATAAGCGGCGCTACGAAACGCTGGTGAATGTGTGCGTAAATCAGCGGCTGCGCACGCGTTACAACATTACCGGTTACACGGCCCTCGAGTACTGTCGACCCAAGCCCAAACGAACGGCCCGCCCGTACG ATGCACTGGAGGTGATGTTTCTTGCCGTCTCGGGGACGCTTGTCGGTACGCTCATCCTCACCACGCTGCTGGACGTTTGTCGCGTTAACCAAG AAAATGCAATCGTCTCCGCTTTCTCCGTGCGCCGCAATTGGATGCGCTTGCGGGCCGATGCCGACTCGCCTCTGCACCGCGATCTGCTGTACATCGATGGGCTGCGCGTGCTCGTCAACCATCTGGTGATTGTGCTGCACAGCTTTCTGATCGCGAGCGTTGCCCCGGCCCAAAACTACAGCGAGCTGGAGGACCTGGCGAACAATGTGCCGATGCGCATCTACCTCTCCTCGAACGCGTACCTGGTGCAGATCTTCTTCACGATCGGTGGCTATCTGCTGAGCGTTAACTTTCTGCGCGATGCCGACCGCGGCCCGATCGATGCGCGCTACGCCGGCAACAAGATTCTCAACCGGCTGGTGCGCCTGGTGCCCGTCTATGCGTTCTTTCTACTGTTCTCCGTTAGCGTGAACGTACGGTTCGATGTGAATGTGAACGGGTTTCGGCTGTTTACGGCAGAGAATGCCATTTGCCGTCAGAATTGGTGGACCAATGTGTTGTTTGTGAATAATTTTCTGTGGCCAAAGGAGCTTTGTTTGATGCACACCTGGTACTTGGCGGCTGATTTGCAGCTGTTTCTAATGGCGATGggtgtgctggtgctggtgcaccGGAGGCCCAAGAGTGTTGGGGCCGTGTTTTTGGTCGGAGTGGTAGTGTCGTTTGCTGTGCCCGGGTATATAACGCACCAGCATAAGTTGCACCCTGTGCTGCCGGGTAAGCTGAG TGAAGCCAAGTTCCTGACCATGTACGAGCCATGGATACGGCGCATTTATCTACCAAGCTATGCGAACACTGGCTGCTATCTGTACGGAGTCATTGCCGGGTATCTGTACCATCGCACGAAGAACTACAAGCTGCAGCTTCAACGGTTTTGG CTCTATCGAATGATCAATGCATACGTAACACCGGTACTGGTCGCCGTGACGGTGTCTTCCTTCCTCTGGTACGTGATCGACGTCCCGAAACCTAACCTCTGGGTATCGCTGTACAGTGCACTTTACCGAAACATAATCGGTATCTTTGTGGCTGTGTGCTTTCTGCGCTCCATCGACAAACCTCCTG GCACTTTGCGTAGCATTCTCAGCTCCAAACTGCTGACCACACTCGGCAAGCTTACCTACAGTGCGTACGTACTGCACGATGTGGTGATGcggtttttgctgttgcgcGAAAACTTTAACAGTGTGATCAACGTGCAAAAGTTTATAGCTTGGGTGTACATTGTGACGGGGGTAGCCTTTGCCGGTGGGCTGGTCGTGTTTCTGGCGATTGAGCAGCCCATGATACAGCTGATTAAACCGTACATAAGCCGAGTGTGCCCTGTAAGGGTAAAAGCAAAGCAGAAGTAA
- the LOC121594371 gene encoding uncharacterized protein LOC121594371 isoform X1: MMSCQRATVLVVVLQVVLTRLVHSTPSVEQNELPALYELEDWRECEIAPEQDWYCVVRVLLTGEDAVQCAQVNDVKRFRRTLLDRGVCLSHAQRTVEVETMPVSVKFPSKCWNVSDRYRLNRSYFPPAMHPDVRTELAVSELINSWLIARYPHLRAYSAIEYCLKSDPKPVYEQALGVTLAVTLVLAAVLVLNARRWSLPECSPAKSTPPIRQIVLFDLYKCFGAVGVVLAHCCLFGPFLMPMKNIDLLEKVIAHPYAKFWRLVCPFLMLAFFVMSSMLLTVKLLHGDPSKRPTLGAIICHRLIRLMPVNLLMIAFGALVYDRFAGGGPLLSRQLIVEQGFCRSYWWMNVLFISNFNMQRPCLPDSWYVSADMQLYVVIALALRIMFRFPKHNGAILALLTVCSFLGPFLTIFYTDFDPVGPSSLHEMRFFLLGSRFMSQLYTPFYNNLSWSVAGLMAGIVYDRYQRIGDSAVKKQTQLLRYITLTIKISFVMLVAMIYATIVASNEESHGSSRWWLAFCYSAYKLAGACFISASFLRISLTERATNFNIPRVVRIGTTLYYCVYFTHFPIMRIVYSSAVETIITPWFLIRKAVKVFGITYILSVVLHYTYENTAIKWLQWIFFGRKR, from the exons ATGATGAGTTGTCAGCGAGCAACAgtcttggtggtggtgttacAAGTAGTTCTTACCCGGTTAGTGCATTCTACGCCATCGGTAGAACAGAATGAGCTGCCGGCACTGTACGAGCTGGAGGATTGGCGCGAGTGTGAGATAGCCCCAGAGCAAGACTGGTACTGTGTGGTGCGTGTGCTACTCACAGGGGAGGATGCAGTGCAGTGCGCGCAAGTGAATGATGTGAAACGCTTCCGTAGGACACTACTCGATCGAGGCGTCTGTTTGTCACACGCCCAAAGGACTGTGGAAGTTGAAACAATGCCAGTGAGTGTGAAATTTCCCTCCAAATGCTGGAATGTGTCCGATCGTTACCGGCTCAACCGATCGTACTTCCCGCCGGCGATGCACCCGGATGTACGGACGGAGCTGGCAGTTAGTGAGCTGATTAATAGCTGGCTAATAGCTCGCTATCCCCACCTACGGGCGTACAGTGCGATAGAATACTGCCTGAAAAGTGATCCAAAACCAGTGTACGAGCAAGCGTTAGGCGTTACGCTTGCTGTAACGCTTGTGCTTGCTGCTGTGCTGGTGCTAAACGCACGCCGTTGGAGCTTACCGGAGTGTTCGCCTGCAAAGTCAACCCCACCGATCAGGCAGATCGTGCTGTTCGATCTGTACAAATGCTTCGGTGCGGTTGGTGTGGTTCTGGCACACTGCTGCCTGTTCGGGCCCTTTCTAATGCCGATGAAAAACATTGACCTGCTGGAGAAG GTAATTGCACATCCGTATGCAAAATTCTGGCGCCTCGTCTGTCCCTTTCTCATGCTGGCGTTCTTCGTGATGAGCTCGATGCTGCTGACGGTCAAGCTATTGCACGGTGACCCATCGAAACGACCCACGCTCGGTGCGATCATTTGCCACCGCCTGATAAGACTGATGCCCGTGAATCTGCTCATGATCGCGTTCGGTGCGCTCGTGTACGATCGCTTCGCCGGCGGTGGGCCCCTCCTTTCGCGCCAGCTGATCGTGGAGCAGGGCTTTTGCCGATCGTACTGGTGGATGAACGTGCTGTTCATTTCGAACTTCAACATGCAACGGCCG TGCCTGCCCGACTCGTGGTACGTTAGTGCGGATATGCAGCTGTACGTTGTGATCGCACTAGCACTTCGCATTATGTTTAG ATTTCCAAAGCACAACGGTGCAATTCTTGCACTCCTAACGGTGTGTTCCTTTCTCGGACCATTTCTTACCATCTTTTACACTGACTTCGACCCGGTAGGACCTTCCAGCCTGCATGAAATGCGTTTCTTCCTGCTCGGCAGCCGCTTTATGTCGCAGCTTTACACACCCTTCTACAACAACCTTTCCTGGAGCGTAGCCGGCTTAATGGCTGGGATCGTGTACGATCGCTATCAGCGCATTGGTGACAGCGCTGTGAAGAAGCAGACGCAGCTGTTACGCTACATCACTCTTACCATAAAGATATCGTTCGTAATGCTCGTCGCAATGATATACGCGACGATCGTTGCCTCGAACGAAGAATCGCACGGAAGCTCGCGATGGTGGTTAGCGTTCTGCTATTCAGCGTACAAACTCGCCGGAGCGTGCTTTATTAGTGCTTCATTTTTGCGCATTTCACTCACAGAAAGAG CGACCAATTTCAACATTCCCCGGGTGGTGCGCATTGGTACAACGCTCTACTATTGCGTTTACTTTACTCATTTCCCAATCATGCGCATCGTTTATAGTAGCGCAGTAGAGACAATCATCACGCCATGGTTTTTG ATTCGGAAAGCGGTCAAGGTGTTTGGAATTACGTACATACTGTCCGTTGTACTACATTACACCTATGAAAATACGGCAATCAAGTGGCTGCAGTGGATATTCTTTGGTAGGAAACGATGA
- the LOC121594371 gene encoding uncharacterized protein LOC121594371 isoform X2: MMSCQRATVLVVVLQVVLTRLVHSTPSVEQNELPALYELEDWRECEIAPEQDWYCVVRVLLTGEDAVQCAQVNDVKRFRRTLLDRGVCLSHAQRTVEVETMPVSVKFPSKCWNVSDRYRLNRSYFPPAMHPDVRTELAVSELINSWLIARYPHLRAYSAIEYCLKSDPKPVYEQALGVTLAVTLVLAAVLVLNARRWSLPECSPAKSTPPIRQIVLFDLYKCFGAVGVVLAHCCLFGPFLMPMKNIDLLEKVIAHPYAKFWRLVCPFLMLAFFVMSSMLLTVKLLHGDPSKRPTLGAIICHRLIRLMPVNLLMIAFGALVYDRFAGGGPLLSRQLIVEQGFCRSYWWMNVLFISNFNMQRPCLPDSWYVSADMQLYVVIALALRIMFRFPKHNGAILALLTVCSFLGPFLTIFYTDFDPVGPSSLHEMRFFLLGSRFMSQLYTPFYNNLSWSVAGLMAGIVYDRYQRIGDSAVKKQTQLLRYITLTIKISFVMLVAMIYATIVASNEESHGSSRWWLAFCYSAYKLAGACFISASFLRISLTERVAQ; the protein is encoded by the exons ATGATGAGTTGTCAGCGAGCAACAgtcttggtggtggtgttacAAGTAGTTCTTACCCGGTTAGTGCATTCTACGCCATCGGTAGAACAGAATGAGCTGCCGGCACTGTACGAGCTGGAGGATTGGCGCGAGTGTGAGATAGCCCCAGAGCAAGACTGGTACTGTGTGGTGCGTGTGCTACTCACAGGGGAGGATGCAGTGCAGTGCGCGCAAGTGAATGATGTGAAACGCTTCCGTAGGACACTACTCGATCGAGGCGTCTGTTTGTCACACGCCCAAAGGACTGTGGAAGTTGAAACAATGCCAGTGAGTGTGAAATTTCCCTCCAAATGCTGGAATGTGTCCGATCGTTACCGGCTCAACCGATCGTACTTCCCGCCGGCGATGCACCCGGATGTACGGACGGAGCTGGCAGTTAGTGAGCTGATTAATAGCTGGCTAATAGCTCGCTATCCCCACCTACGGGCGTACAGTGCGATAGAATACTGCCTGAAAAGTGATCCAAAACCAGTGTACGAGCAAGCGTTAGGCGTTACGCTTGCTGTAACGCTTGTGCTTGCTGCTGTGCTGGTGCTAAACGCACGCCGTTGGAGCTTACCGGAGTGTTCGCCTGCAAAGTCAACCCCACCGATCAGGCAGATCGTGCTGTTCGATCTGTACAAATGCTTCGGTGCGGTTGGTGTGGTTCTGGCACACTGCTGCCTGTTCGGGCCCTTTCTAATGCCGATGAAAAACATTGACCTGCTGGAGAAG GTAATTGCACATCCGTATGCAAAATTCTGGCGCCTCGTCTGTCCCTTTCTCATGCTGGCGTTCTTCGTGATGAGCTCGATGCTGCTGACGGTCAAGCTATTGCACGGTGACCCATCGAAACGACCCACGCTCGGTGCGATCATTTGCCACCGCCTGATAAGACTGATGCCCGTGAATCTGCTCATGATCGCGTTCGGTGCGCTCGTGTACGATCGCTTCGCCGGCGGTGGGCCCCTCCTTTCGCGCCAGCTGATCGTGGAGCAGGGCTTTTGCCGATCGTACTGGTGGATGAACGTGCTGTTCATTTCGAACTTCAACATGCAACGGCCG TGCCTGCCCGACTCGTGGTACGTTAGTGCGGATATGCAGCTGTACGTTGTGATCGCACTAGCACTTCGCATTATGTTTAG ATTTCCAAAGCACAACGGTGCAATTCTTGCACTCCTAACGGTGTGTTCCTTTCTCGGACCATTTCTTACCATCTTTTACACTGACTTCGACCCGGTAGGACCTTCCAGCCTGCATGAAATGCGTTTCTTCCTGCTCGGCAGCCGCTTTATGTCGCAGCTTTACACACCCTTCTACAACAACCTTTCCTGGAGCGTAGCCGGCTTAATGGCTGGGATCGTGTACGATCGCTATCAGCGCATTGGTGACAGCGCTGTGAAGAAGCAGACGCAGCTGTTACGCTACATCACTCTTACCATAAAGATATCGTTCGTAATGCTCGTCGCAATGATATACGCGACGATCGTTGCCTCGAACGAAGAATCGCACGGAAGCTCGCGATGGTGGTTAGCGTTCTGCTATTCAGCGTACAAACTCGCCGGAGCGTGCTTTATTAGTGCTTCATTTTTGCGCATTTCACTCACAGAAAGAG TAGCGCAGTAG